The bacterium genome segment ACCAGAAGGGTCGAGTCGGTGTACTTGACCAGCTCGCGGATCTGAGAGTCTTTCTTGGCCGCCACCGCGATATGCGGCGGGATGACGATCGTGTTCGGCTCCACGCCGGCTTTCTTGCGCACGGAAAGCCGCGCCGTGTCGATATCGCCCTCGATGTCCACGCCGCTGTCGGCGTTCCAGGCCTCGGAGGCGCCGCCGTTGTTGGTCAGAACGGAGGGCGAAAGCAGCTTGCCCACCACGCGGGTCTCGATGGCCAGGCGCAGCTTGCGGGTGATCAGGGCCATGGCATCGCGCTCCGGGTCGATCACCGCCCGGTCGGCGTTGTCGAACTCCTCGTCCGCGATCAGCTCCTTGAGGCCATACTGACTGCACGAGTAGGTGGCCGAGCCGTAGCTGCGGCGCACCTCGTTGCTCTCGGTCAGCGGGGCGCGCAGGCTGTCGATGTCATCGCGCAGGCCGGAGGTCTCGTTGAAGACATAGTACTTGCCGCTGGTGGTGGGCACGCGCACCACCGGGGCCAGGCGGTCGGCGACGAACGGGCCGCCGCCGCGCAGGCTTTCCATGGCGAACTGGGTCAGGGTGCGGTTCAGGTTCTGGGTTGCATAGCGGTCGGACATGTGTGCTTCTCCTTATTGCTTGTCGGTGTTTGCGTCATTTGTTTGTCAGACAGCGGCCGGGTTATCCACGCGAACCGGCCATACCACCACCGGGATCAGCTGATCGGCGGCGCTGGAGGCGCGCAGGGCGTAGCCCACGAAATGCTGGGCCGTGCCCTGGCTGGCCGCGGCGGCGGTGGTGACCCGTCCCTGGCTGTCGCTGAGCAGCCAGTCGCCCTCGGCGATCCCGCTGCCCGCGGCCACGGCCAGCACGGTGCTGCCGCCCTGGGCCACCCGGGCCTCGCGTCCGGCGAACCCGGTTTCGGCCAGGATACCGGCGAATTTGGCCGAATTGGCCCCGCTCACAGTGAGCACGCCGCTGTCCAGGACCACGCATTTGCCGCGGGCGATATCCGCGCTGCCCACGGTGAAAGTGTCGGTGTTGAGCAGTCTCTCTCTCAGCCTCACAGTCATCTTCCCCACTCCTTCAGATTGGTGTTTTTCGATTGCAGCGGCCGCCTCAGACGGTCGCATTTCCGGTGCGCACGCGGGCCAGGGCCTCGGCGAAACCGAGCGACGGTTCGCGCGCCATCAGCTCCAGTGCCGAGTCGTGCTCCGGATCCTCCGGGAATCCGGCGAAACGGGCGCGGCTGCGGCGAAGGGTCTCGGCCTGTGAGCGCTCACCTGTCTCCGGGGCCGACAGCTCGGCGAACA includes the following:
- a CDS encoding DUF2190 family protein; protein product: MTVRLRERLLNTDTFTVGSADIARGKCVVLDSGVLTVSGANSAKFAGILAETGFAGREARVAQGGSTVLAVAAGSGIAEGDWLLSDSQGRVTTAAAASQGTAQHFVGYALRASSAADQLIPVVVWPVRVDNPAAV